The following coding sequences lie in one Arachis hypogaea cultivar Tifrunner chromosome 4, arahy.Tifrunner.gnm2.J5K5, whole genome shotgun sequence genomic window:
- the LOC112796597 gene encoding dirigent protein 22 — protein MKKLIPIYTNYRTDKKRKKLTNLQLIIMANTFPKILPSFSSLVFIIMILTVAVAVTTSAKHDSFFHELLFPTELGISQQDEKLTHLHFFFHDIVSGTNQTAVRVAAAPSSETSPTGFGSVVMMDDPLTETADRSSKIVGRAQGMYGSASQSELGLLMVMSFAFTEGEYNGSSLSVLGRNTVESAVREMPIVGGSGVFRFCRGYAQAKTHSIDEMEAVVEYDVYVFHY, from the coding sequence ATGAAAAAGTTGATTCCTATATACACAAATTATAGAACggacaaaaaaaggaaaaagttaACAAACTTACAGCTCATCATCATGGCCAATACCTTCCCAAAAATCCTCCCTtctttttcttccctcgtcttcaTCATCATGATCCTCACCGTTGCCGTCGCCGTCACGACCAGCGCAAAACACGACTCTTTTTTCCATGAACTACTGTTCCCCACAGAGCTCGGAATCAGCCAGCAAGATGAGAAGCTTACCCACCTGCACTTCTTCTTCCACGACATCGTCAGCGGCACCAACCAAACTGCCGTGAGAGTAGCAGCGGCTCCGTCCAGCGAAACATCGCCGACGGGGTTCGGTTCGGTGGTTATGATGGACGACCCCTTAACGGAGACGGCAGATCGAAGCTCCAAGATCGTGGGAAGAGCTCAGGGAATGTACGGTTCGGCTTCACAGAGCGAGCTGGGGCTTCTAATGGTAATGAGTTTTGCATTTACCGAAGGGGAGTACAATGGGAGTAGTCTCAGTGTGCTTGGCCGGAACACAGTGGAGAGCGCCGTCAGGGAGATGCCAATCGTCGGCGGCAGTGGGGTGTTCCGGTTCTGCCGTGGGTACGCTCAGGCCAAGACTCATTCTATTGATGAAATGGAAGCCGTTGTTGAGTATGATGTTTATGTCTTTCATTATTAA
- the LOC112794779 gene encoding uncharacterized protein produces the protein MSTETEKFIASRNHPNSSSYVSINNPCIINQTTLSSSSPSIQNSVSNVYKLVLSTLKQLLFTVTWCRSHSNQGLTISFDNHDPSSAPPTFRLNTNSRFFRKKKGSKLIELCDESSSKIEVFWDLSNARYESGPEPVEGFYLVIVVDSEVGLVLGGDAAEKFTSKKLILAPINKSKLRIFGHGKDHSR, from the exons atgaGTACCGAAACAGAAAAATTCATT GCTTCTCGGAACCACCCAAATTCTTCAAGCTATGTATCAATCAACAACCCTTGCATCATTAACCAAACAACACTTTCTTCTTCATCACCTTCAATCCAAAACTCAGTTTCCAATGTCTACAAATTGGTCCTCTCCACCTTGAAGCAGCTCTTGTTCACTGTCACATGGTGCAGAAGCCACTCCAACCAAGGACTCACCATAAGCTTCGATAA TCATGACCCTTCATCAGCACCACCAACGTTTAGGCTTAACACAAATTCAAGGTTCTttaggaagaagaaaggaagcaAATTGATTGAGTTATGTGATGAATCATCATCAAAGATTGAAGTGTTTTGGGACCTGTCAAATGCAAGATATGAATCTGGGCCTGAACCAGTTGAAGGCTTCTATTTGGTAATCGTTGTTGACTCAGAAGTAGGCCTAGTCCTCGGCGGCGATGCAGCGGAGAAATTCACCTCAAAGAAGCTCATATTAGCAccaataaataaatcaaaattaagaATATTTGGACATGGGAAAGATCATTCAAGGTAG